The following proteins come from a genomic window of Papaver somniferum cultivar HN1 unplaced genomic scaffold, ASM357369v1 unplaced-scaffold_65, whole genome shotgun sequence:
- the LOC113343715 gene encoding nucleolin-like, with product MRRRFEYELANPKIFARTMSEGEPVAVKVSRRIADFDDESSEEETEEGDEGSDDESSSSGTSPAPSDSEDYDEEGLDTDEDERCARKKRERLEIYERRWIKTRCARKKRERLERYERRWIKTRSATESESDEEGGEAEKCDEDDNSSEGSNDPEKEPRERQRQERDDAEMYLLYLAEKAQPRIFARTMSEPLNVDSDGEEIPGRM from the exons ATGAGAAGGCGATTTGAATATGAACTTGCCAATCCCAAGATTTTTGCTCGCACCATGAGTGAGGGTGAACCTGTTGCAGTGAAGGTGAGCCGTCGAATCGCTGATTTCGATGATGAGTCAAGTGAGGAAGAAACGGAAGAAGGGGATGAGGGTAGTGATGATGAATCATCATCCAGTGGGACTTCTCCTGCACCATCTGATAGCGAGGACTATGATGAAGAGGGTCTGGATACTGATGAGGATGAACG ATGTGCAAGGAAGAAGAGAGAAAGGCTAGAGATATATGAACGTCGTTGGATTAAGACAAGATGTGCAAGGAAGAAGAGAGAAAGGCTAGAGAGATATGAACGTCGTTGGATTAAGACAAGAAGTGCCACAGAAAGTGAAAGTGATGAGGAAGGTGGAGAAGCAGAAAAATGTGATGAGGATGATAACAGCAGTGAgggatctaatgatccagaaaaagAGCCTAGAGAGAGACAAAGGCAGGAGAGAGATGATGCAGAAATGTATCTACTCTATTTGGCAGAGAAAGCTCAACCCAGGATATTTGCTCGTACCATGTCTGAACCCCTGAACGTGGATTCAGACGGTGAGGAGATACCAGGGAGGATGTAG